CGCCCCCCCATATCACCCTGTCACCACCCGAGATACGATCCCGTTTTCATATGATTCAGCAGGACAGTATCACTATCTACCTGGACCGGTCACTCTGCGATATTCAGCGTCTGACCATTGATAAACTCGGCTTCAGTATTTTTTCCTGGCTTTCGGTGACTGACTGGCGGCCTCTGCCGCTCTGATGCACCGGGCCGGTTATTTCCCTTGAAGGAGGCATCATGAATGCCCTGACCCTGGTCTTTGTCGCACTGTGTGTCTTTGCTCTGGCCTACCGCTACTACGGCCTGTTCATAGCCAACAAGGTCCTGAACCTGCAGGCGGAACGGGCCACCCCGGCGGTGACCCAGGCTGATGGCCACGACTACGTGGCCACCAACAAGTACGTGCTGTTCGGGCACCACTTTGCCGCCATTGCGGCGGCTGGCCCTTTATTGGGACCGGTGCTGGCAGCCCAGTTCGGTTTCCTGCCCGGTGCACTCTGGATCATCATCGGTGCGGTGGTTGCCGGAGCGGTGCATGATATGATCGTGCTGTTCGCCTCGGTGCGTCACCGCGGCAAAAGTCTGTCCCGGATCGCCGAGGTGGAGATCGGCACCGTGATCGGCAAGGTGGCCTCGGTAGCGATCCTGTTCATCCTGATCCTGACCCTGGCCGGTCTGGCCATCGCCGTGGTCAATGCCATGTACAACAGCCCCTGGAGCACCTTCACCGTGGTCTGCACCATCCCTATCGCGCTGATCATGGGGCTCTACCTGCATGTGATCCGGCCCGGCGATGTCAAGGGAGCCAGCGTGATCGGCGTGGTGCTGCTGTTCATTGCCATCCTGGCAGGACCGCAGGTGGTTGCCAACCCGACCCTGGCCGCCATGTTTACCTTCTCCAAAAAGCAGATCGCCCTGATGATCCCGGTCTACGGTTTCTTTGCCTCGGTGCTGCCGGTCTGGCTGCTGCTCTGTCCCCGTGACTACCTCTCCACCTACCTCAAGATCGGCACCATTGTGGCCCTGGCCCTGGGGATCGCGGTAGTGCATCCCGACCTGCAGATGGCACCGCTCACCAAGTACACTGGTGGTGGCGGACCGGTCATTCCGGGGGCGGTCTTCCCCTACATCTTCATCACCATCGCCTGCGGTGCCCTCTCCGGCTTCCATGCCATCATCGGCACCGGTACCACCCCCAAGATGATCAGCAACGAGCGCGATGTGCTGTTTGTGGGGTACGGTGCCATGCTGACCGAGGGTTTCGTGGCGATCATGGCCCTGATAGCGGCCTGCGTGCTGGTGCCGGCCGACTATTTTGCCATCAACACCACCCCGGCCATCTTCCAGAAGCTGGGGATGGCCACCGTCAACCTGACCGAGCTTTCCACCCAGGTGGGTGAACAGGTCCAGGGCCGACCCGGCGGTGCGGTCTCGCTGGCAGTGGGCATGGCCTACATCTTTTCCTCAATTCCGTTCATGAAGGGGATGATGGCCTACTGGTACCACTTTGCGATCATGTTTGAGGCGGTCTTCATCCTGACCGCCGTGGATACCGGCACACGGGTGGGACGCTACATGCTGCAGGAGATGCTGGGCAAGGTCTGGGTTCGTTTCACCGACAATCGCTGGACCCCCGGCATCGCCGTTACCAGTCTGATCTTTACCGGAGCCTGGGGCTACCTGGTCTACACCGGCGACATCGGCACCATCTGGCCCCTGTTCGGCATGAGCAATCAGCTGCTGGCCACCTGCGGTCTGATTGTCGGTACCACCATGCTGATCAGGCTGGGCAAAGTCAGATACGCCTGGATCACCGCCATTCCCGGCTTCTTCATGATCCCGGTCACCATGAGCGCCGGCTACCTTAACATCACCCAAAACTACATCCCCAAGCTGCTGGGATCAAAAAAGGCGATCGAGGCTGCCACTGCCCTGGGGCAGAAACCGCTGCCGGCTGATCTGGCCCTGCAGCACCAGATGCCGATCCTGATCACCCTTTCCGTGATCCTGATGATCATGATGGCGATTGTCTTTGTGGGGGCCTTTTACCGCTGGTACCAGCTGTTCAGGATTCAGGAAACAGTACAGGACAGCCATGGCGATTCCGTACTGGCATTGGCTGAAATACCGCCTGACCCGGTGGGCATGCAGCGGGAACCGTTGATGACCTCGGAACCGTAGGATCAAACAACTTCCCACGTACAAACAGGGCCTCCCGCCGGGGAGGCCCTGTTGTGTCTGCTCTTGATGTATCGTTACATGACAGCTCACCCCAACTCAAAGCTGGTGATGCCGTAGATCTGGTCCAACGGCAGCTCCGGCGCGGGACCACGGTAGACACGGGCCGTTTCAAAGACCTTCTGCATCTGATACCGTTCCGCCAACTCCTGCGCAGCCTGGTTGCAGACCGGAATATCCAGGAATACCGGTTGATCAACAGCCAGGCCGGCCAGTTCCCGAAAGAGCTGATCCGCAATCTCCGGCGTGTCGGCAAACAACGGTGCAATCTTGAAGCCGCGGTAACAGGGTCGCAGCAGGCCGTAGCCCACCAGACGGTCGCCATCAGTGACGACACGCCCCTGGCTGCCGGGACGGCTGATCCAGCTCTGCAGAAAGGCTGTCCGCGGGGCCGGGAAGAAGCGGCGGTCATAGCGTTCCAGTTCCTCAAACGGAACTGACGAAATATCCGCCAGTGTCGCTTCCGCAGGCCTGCCGGCACCTTCGTAGCGGGCGTTGTAGTGGGCGATGGCAACCCCCATCTGCTGTACATATTTGTCCAGCATCGCCACCACCCCGTCAAGTCCGTAGACGCGGTCACCCATATACTCCATCAAGGCATCGCAAAGCTTCATGCCGATGCCGAGGTGCCGCAGCTCCTCTTTTACGATATAGAACCCCAGAAAGCCGTAACGGTCATCGTAGGCAACGGCAGAGGCGGTGCCGACCGGCTCTCCGTTGATCTCGGCAATAAAGAAACCGTTCGGGTCTGCGGCGTAAAAGGGATCGGCATCATGCAGCCCCGGATTCCAGCCTTCCTTTTGAGCCCACTCAACAGCCAGCTGCAGATCGTCTTTGTTCATGCGGCGGACAGCTATCGTATTGTTTGACATGGCGATTCCCTCATAGTGTGAATGCAGCAGGTCTGTGCCGTTACTTGGCTCCCTCCACCAGCACCTGCGTCCTGATCCATTTAGCCAGGATCTCCTGCAGGCGCCCTTCGCGCCGCATCCGGGCCAGTTCCTGATTAAGCTGATCCAGCAGGGCCGGATCATTCTTGCGCACGGCCCAGGCCAGCGGCTCATCGGTCAACGGTTCAAACAGGCCGACCAGCCCCTGATGCTGGGTGGCAAGATCTGCGCTGAACCTCCAGACCGTGGGGGCATCATGCACAAAGCAGTCGATACTGCCCTGCTCAAGCGCCCTGATCCCCGCCTCGGTGGTATCAAAGTGGATGACACCGCCCCAGGCAAAGGTTTTGAGTGCGTATTGTTCTCCGGTACTGCCCTTCTCCACGCCGACCCTGACGCCTGCTGACTGGTCAAATAGTGCCCTGGGGAAACGTTTGATATCCTTTTCCCGTATCAGCAGCATCTGCCCCACTTTCAGGTAGCTGTTAGTAAAACTGATCTGGCCCTGGCGTTCAGCGGTTATCGACATCCCGGCCATGATCAGATCTACTTGACCACTCTGCAATGCGGTGATCAGGCGGTCAAACGGGATGATCTCATAGCGGACCCTGCGACCGGTCTGTTTGGCCAGCTGCTGCGCCAGATCAGGTTCGATCCCGGCCAGTACCCCATCCTGCATAAACGCCAGCGGCGGATAGGTGGGGGCGATGCCCACCCGCAGATCAGGGCCGCTTGCACAGCCGCCCATCACCCCCAATAACATCAACAGAAGTGCCAGCACCAACCACTTAAATCCAGATCCCATCGTTCCCACTCCTCATCATGTTGTACGTGCGCAGCATGCTGACCGGCAGCAGGGGTGCCTGCTACCCTTTGCGCATGGTGGCCCCAAGTCGGCGCAGCCCTGCGGAACAGTCCAGCTTCTGCACACACATCTCGATCAACACCAGTTTATCCGGTGCTGCAGCTGCGGTCTGCAGGGCGGCATGCAGTTCGCCTTCAGTTGTTACCCGGATGCCGAGCCCGCCTGAACCTGCATTGAACAGCTCCGGAAGCGCAGCATAGCGCCACATCCGGATATCATTGTAGGGACCGTCCTCATGCAGCATCCGCTCAACCAGGTAGCCGTCGTTGTTGATCACCAGCACAACTGCCGGAATCTGTAACCGCACCAGGGTTGAAACCTCCTGGGCAGTCATCTGGAAAGCGCCGTCACCGGTCATGACCACCGGTCGTCTGCCGGGCCGGGCCAGCCTTGCCCCCAGCGCAGCAGGGGTGCAGTAGCCGATTGAGGAGTAGAAGGACTGGACAATGAAGCGCTCCGCCTCTTCAATGGTAAACTCCGGTGCTGCACAGAAGGCATCACCCGGTTCCGCTAACAGAATCATGCTGTCATCCAGAAAACCGTGGATCGCCTCGTACATCCTCGCTGCCGTAAGCGCAGTTGCGGTATCAGGAACAAACGCTCCGCAGGCGGCGCGCGGTTCACCGGGGTGCAGTTCCAGATAGGAACGGGGACGCAGTCTAGGCACGAGTTCCCGGATCAGATCGCCCGGCAGGATATCGGGATACTGACGATCGCCGATCCGTACCGCATCCCGCCCCACCTCGATCACCCGCTGTGGATCGATATGGATGCTGAAGATGCCGGTATCCAGGTCAGTCATCCAGGCCCCCAGTGACAGCAGGCAATCGGCCGACTCGATCTGCTGCTGAACCGCCGGTCTGCTCCAGCCCCCCTGATAGAGGCCGATAAACTGGGGATGCAGCTCCGGCAGGACCGATTTGCTGCTGAGCATGGTGGCAAAGGGCAGTTCGGCCTGCTCAACCAGCTGCAACAGTGCCGGCCCCAGACCGAAACGGGACACCTCGATACCGGCCAGGATGGCGGGATTGACGGCCCTGTTCAGAAGCGCTGCAGCGGCATCTGCACAGGCCTTCAGGCTGTCCGGGGCGGAACTTCTGGCAGCCGGCAGCAGGGGCGCAGAGGGGGGCAGGCAGGCAGCGCGGGCCATATCGGCAGGCAGTTCCAGATAGACCGGCAGTTTGCGGCTGATACAGGTTGCCAGCAGGCGGTCGATCAGTGCCGGTGCCGTCTCCGGGTTATCCAGCAGGGCAGCATCAACCGTCACCTTCTGGAATATCTCCAGCTGCCGGTTGTAATCCGCCACCAGGTGGTGCACCAGCGCCCCGGCCTTGCGCCGTCCGGTGGGAGGAGCGCCGCTGATCAGCACCAGCGGCACCATCTCCGCAAACGCACCCGCCACGGCATTCAGAATACTGAAGCCCCCCACCCCGTAGGTCACCACGGCACCGCCCAGGCCGTTCAGACGGGCATAGCCGTCGGCGGCATAACCGGCATTCAGTTCATTGCAGGTGCCGACCCACGCAAGCGGGCTCTCGATCACCTGGTCAAGAAAATCCAGCACGTAATCGCCCGGCACACCAAAGAGATGATTGACTCCCAGCTCCTTCAGGCGCTGCAGCAGATAGGTTGAAACCGTAGATTCAGTTGGCATCTCTTGGTGCCCCCTTCCATCGGAGATCTGGATAGTCATGGTGCATGATTCCGGCCGGCATCATTCCACAGCCGCCGCCACGACACTGCCTTCCCGGGCCAGCAGCGAGCTGACCGCAGCCACGGCAAACAGAACCGCACCGACCGCATAGACCGTACTGAAGGCTGACAGCAGCTGGGTACGTTCGACCGCCTTCAGCGCATCAGCGTGCAGCTTGCCGGCCTGCAGCGCTGCCAGGGCAAAGATGGTCTGGAACAGGCAGACCCCAACCGTCATCCCCACCCGCCCCACCATCCTGAAACTGCCGGATACCGCCCCCTGCTTGCCCGGCGGCGCCATGCCCATCACCACGTTGTTATTGGACGGGATAAAGGTGGCCATTACCAGTGCCAACCCCACAAAATAGCCGTACACCGGCAGCATCCCTTCAGCGTTCAGGAAGAGGCTGAAACCGAAAGAGACCAGCACCCCTGCCAGCAAGGCCGTTGTACAGAGGATGCGTGGGTTGACCCGCTTTGAAAGCTGTCCGGCCAGAGGTCCCATCCCCATGTAGATCAGCGAATAGAGCAGAAAGACCGTACCGGCCCGTTCAGTAGGCAGACCTTTGACGGTCATCAGGTAAAAAGGGGTGATAAAGTTATGACCGGCCAGATAGCACAGACAGAGAAAATTGGCCAGGTTGCCGTAATTGAAGGCAGGTGAGCGGAACAGGCTGTAGTCCAGCAAGGGATGAGCAACCTTGCGCTCCCAGAGGACAAAGACCATCAGACTGGCCACAAACAACACCGCAGCCCCCAGCACCGTCGGTGCCAGCCCGAGGCTGTTCAGCTTGCTGAAGCTGTAGATCAGACTGACCAGGGCCAGGGCACTGAAGGCTGAACCAACGTAATCAAAGGCGGGCAAGGATGCCTTTTCAGCAGCGCACAGATCGGCCGGCAGGACCCGTTTGGCAACCAGCATCGCCACGATCCCGATCGGGATATTGATCAAAAAGGCCCAGTGCCAGGACAACAGACCGGTGATCAGTCCGCCCAGCGGCGTGCCGACCGAGATCCCCAGGGCCGCCGCCGTTGCCAGGGCACCAAAGGCCGGACCGCGCTGTTCCGGCGGCAGGTAGCGCGGCACCATGGCCGGGGTCAGGGCATACAGAACAGAGGCACCGATCCCCTGCAGGGCCCGGCTGGCCACCAGCCAGCCCAAAGTGGGCGAGACGGCACAGAAGAGGGAGCTGACCGTAAAAACAGCATAGCCCAGCATGAACAAGCGCTTGATGCCGATCCGGTCACCCAGGGTGCCGAACACCAGCAACAACGCCGTTACGGTCAGTTGGTAGGACATCACCACCCAGGAAACCGCCTCGGTACCGACCTTGAAATAACCGGAGATAACCGGCAACGAGATATTCACGATGTAGGAGTCAGCATTGACCATAAAGGTGGCAAAGGCGATGCTGAACAGAACCCAGAGACCGCGTTTTTTTGTACCGTCCTGAACTGCGGTCACAGCGTTCCTTCCAGGGCATAACGGGCCATCTGTTGCCCGTTCATGCCGGACAGCCCCATCTTTTCAACGGTCCTGCCGCTTGACCAGTAATCAACACCATTGGCCATGCAGGCCACATTCACCATCGCCTCGATCCGCGGCACCGGTACACCGATCTGCCTGCCGATTGCCGCAATGGTGGCCAGACCATAGGGGATATCCTCGGTAACATAGCGATGGTTCAGACTGTCCGGCGCCATCTGGACGTTATGGGCCGAGACCTGGTACATAATGTCGTAGGCGCTCTCTCCCTTGACCTTGTACAGCACCTGCATGGTGTCCATAAACGAGAAGGTCTCACGGCAGAGCAGCCTGGCCACCTCCATCCGCTCCTGGTCCACCGCCTCCATGATCCGCCCCACGGAAGGGGTGATATCGTAGTGGGAGTTGCGGTACGGCCCCATCTGCTCGATCCGGCTCATGTTCATCAGGGTGGAGATCGGGTGGATGATCAGGCCCGGCGCATCAATACTGGTCTGCAGCACCCCCATACTGGGGGAGAGCTGGGGATAGAGATCGGTCAGGATCCAGAGCGCCTCGGCAGTCCGCTTGGCCGGAAGGGCGGCAAAGGGCAGTTCCTCCTTGGCTGCCTTGATGTTGACATGACCCAGCCCCTTGGTCTTGGCAGCAAAGATAAACGAGGTGGTCTCGCCGATAATGAAATCATTAAAACGCCCAGCCTCCCGCAGCATCTTTGCAAAGACCAGGGTGCCGAACTTGCCGGGATTGAAGACCACGATCTGCCCCTTTTCGCCATGCTCAATCAGGGCCTGCATATACGGTTCCTGGCCAAAGGCAGGCACCACCACCATCACCACCTCGGCCCCTTTGATGGCGGCGGCGACATCGGTGGTCATCATGGCCGGTTTGGCAAACCCCACCGGAGCGCCACTGGAGGTGACCCCCTCCACCATAATCCCGCCAAAGGCCATCAACAGTTGCAGGTTGGAGGCGTGGTTCGCAGCTGCGGCCAACCGCACCTCATGGCCTGCCAGGGTCAGATCGCCGGCCATGGCAATCCCGCCGTGACCGGCGCCAAGAATTGCTACTTTCATAGGTACACCTCATCGCATCAGGTAAACAGCAGTTGCAAGTATGCCACAGCTTCTCTAAATGTGAAGCGCTGCTGGTGTTTTTTGTTTATTGTGGTAAAAACCCAGATTGACGGTAATTTTTCATCAGCGTATGGTGCGTAAACATATTTTTGCTCTCTTTTATAGCAGCATCTCACCATGAGGAAGCGATGCCCAGCACCCCCGAACAGGATCAACAGGCACTCAAGCATTACTGCACGCTGCGCTGCAGAATCATCTCCAGTGTGCTGCTGCTGCTGACGGTACTGCTGATCATCTCAAGCTGGCACAGCTACAAAGGGTATCAGGTCGCCATCACCAATGCCGAGCATCAATCCCAGAGTTATGCCCGTGCCCTGAAAGAGCATGCTGAACGGGCCTTTTCCGAGGCCGACCAATCCATCCACTACACGATTCACCAGATCTCCAACCGGGGCGGCCTGCAGTCCTTTTCACGCCGGGAGCTGTCTGATCTGTTAGCTCAAAATGCAGGCAACATCGCCCAGATCGGCACCATTGCAATCATTGATGCCAACGGCCGGATGCTGGCGGCATCCGGCAACACCCCCTCACTGCCGTCGGACATCACCTTCCGGGACTACTTCAAACACCACCGTTCAAACCCGTCGCCGGAGCTCTTCTTCGGTCCGCCCATCAAATCGATCATTGCCGGCAACCGCTGGCACTTTACCGTTTCGCGCCGGATCAACACCCCTGCCGGCGCTTTTGCCGGCATTGTACGTGTCGCCTTTGATATTAGCTACTTTGAAGAGTTGTACAGCTCAATCGTTGCCGGCCGCAATGGCCGCTTTACGCTGGCCACCACAACCGGCGGCGACTATCTGGTGCTGGTCCCCTCGGAAGAAAAAGTCTATGCCAGCGGCAAAAAGACCGCCCCTTTTTTCCGCACCTATGTGGCAGAACAGGCCGTCCGCACCTATCACAACAAAAAATCAAACATTGCCGGAGAATACCGGATCATCTCCTATCACCGGCTGGACCATTATCCGGTGGTGGCCATCAGCTCTTTTGGCCGGGATCAGGCGACTGCTGAATGGAAAGAAACCACTATCAAACAGGGCATTATCACCGCCCTGCTCTGTCTGCTGGCCCTGTTGCTGACCCGTATCCTGCTGGTCCAGATCAAGCAGCTTGACCTGACCAACCGGCTGCTGCAACTGCAGCAGGAAGAGCTGCGGGCGGCCAAAGAGACGGCCGAAGCGGCCACCCAGGCAAAAAGCGAATTTCTGGCCAACATGAGCCATGAGATCCGTACCCCGATGAATGCAATTATCGGTCTGGCACAATTAACCCTTGAAACCCGTCTGGATCCGCAACAGAAGAGTTATCTTGAGCGTTTGAGAAATGCATCTACCGCCCTGCTGTCCATCATCAACGACATCCTTGATTTCTCAAAGATCGAGGCCCACAAGATCGAGATCGCCCATCTTGAGCTGAACCTGGCTGACATCCTGCAGGATGGTGTGACCCTCTTTCAGACTGCAGCAAAGGAAAAGGGACTCAAACTCAGTCTTGAGATTGCTGACGATATCCCGCAGCACCTGATCGGCGACCCGCTACGTCTGGGGCAGGTACTGAACAACCTGATCAGTAACGCCGTCAAGTTTACCGAGCGGGGAAGTGTCACAGTGCGGGCCGAACTGGCCGACAGAGATGATCAACAGGTGATCATCCGGATTCTGGTCAGTGACACCGGAATCGGTATCGACAAAGAGCAGTCCGAACGTCTTTTCCAGCCCTTTACCCAGGCCGACGGTTCGATTGTACGCCGCTTTGGCGGCACCGGGCTGGGGCTTTCCATTGCCCGTAATCTGGTTGAGCTCATGGGCGGCAGCATCACCCTCTCCAGTTGCCCCGATCAGGGCAGTACCTTTGCCTTTACCACCCGCCTTGACCTGGCGGCAACCGTACCATCGCAGCCCGATCAGCCTCAGCACACCCCCTATGAGATTGCCGGACCGATCCACGGTGCCCGGATACTGCTGGTGGAAGATAACGAGGTAAACCAGTTTGTTGCACGGGAGTTCCTGACCAAGGCCGGCCTGAAAGTCACCTGTGCAGCCCATGGCGGCGAAGGGGTTGAATGGATCAAAAACTCGGTATTCGATGCCGTCCTGATGGATATGCAGATGCCGGTCATGGACGGGGTGCAGGCCACGCAGCTGATCAGAAAGCTGCCCGCGGGCAGGCAACTGCCGATTATCGCCATGACGGCGGCAGCCATGGAGGCGGATCGCCAAACCTGCCTCGATGCCGGCATGGATGACTACCTTTCCAAACCGATTGTACCGCTTGAGATATTGGAAAAGCTGATCAAATGGATTACAGCCAAGAAACGGCAGCTCCATGAATCGTAATCTGTTTACAAACCTGTCAACCATTGCCCTG
Above is a window of Trichlorobacter lovleyi SZ DNA encoding:
- a CDS encoding transporter substrate-binding domain-containing protein: MGSGFKWLVLALLLMLLGVMGGCASGPDLRVGIAPTYPPLAFMQDGVLAGIEPDLAQQLAKQTGRRVRYEIIPFDRLITALQSGQVDLIMAGMSITAERQGQISFTNSYLKVGQMLLIREKDIKRFPRALFDQSAGVRVGVEKGSTGEQYALKTFAWGGVIHFDTTEAGIRALEQGSIDCFVHDAPTVWRFSADLATQHQGLVGLFEPLTDEPLAWAVRKNDPALLDQLNQELARMRREGRLQEILAKWIRTQVLVEGAK
- a CDS encoding DHA2 family efflux MFS transporter permease subunit, whose protein sequence is MTAVQDGTKKRGLWVLFSIAFATFMVNADSYIVNISLPVISGYFKVGTEAVSWVVMSYQLTVTALLLVFGTLGDRIGIKRLFMLGYAVFTVSSLFCAVSPTLGWLVASRALQGIGASVLYALTPAMVPRYLPPEQRGPAFGALATAAALGISVGTPLGGLITGLLSWHWAFLINIPIGIVAMLVAKRVLPADLCAAEKASLPAFDYVGSAFSALALVSLIYSFSKLNSLGLAPTVLGAAVLFVASLMVFVLWERKVAHPLLDYSLFRSPAFNYGNLANFLCLCYLAGHNFITPFYLMTVKGLPTERAGTVFLLYSLIYMGMGPLAGQLSKRVNPRILCTTALLAGVLVSFGFSLFLNAEGMLPVYGYFVGLALVMATFIPSNNNVVMGMAPPGKQGAVSGSFRMVGRVGMTVGVCLFQTIFALAALQAGKLHADALKAVERTQLLSAFSTVYAVGAVLFAVAAVSSLLAREGSVVAAAVE
- a CDS encoding GNAT family N-acetyltransferase, translating into MSNNTIAVRRMNKDDLQLAVEWAQKEGWNPGLHDADPFYAADPNGFFIAEINGEPVGTASAVAYDDRYGFLGFYIVKEELRHLGIGMKLCDALMEYMGDRVYGLDGVVAMLDKYVQQMGVAIAHYNARYEGAGRPAEATLADISSVPFEELERYDRRFFPAPRTAFLQSWISRPGSQGRVVTDGDRLVGYGLLRPCYRGFKIAPLFADTPEIADQLFRELAGLAVDQPVFLDIPVCNQAAQELAERYQMQKVFETARVYRGPAPELPLDQIYGITSFELG
- a CDS encoding alpha-keto acid decarboxylase family protein, translating into MPTESTVSTYLLQRLKELGVNHLFGVPGDYVLDFLDQVIESPLAWVGTCNELNAGYAADGYARLNGLGGAVVTYGVGGFSILNAVAGAFAEMVPLVLISGAPPTGRRKAGALVHHLVADYNRQLEIFQKVTVDAALLDNPETAPALIDRLLATCISRKLPVYLELPADMARAACLPPSAPLLPAARSSAPDSLKACADAAAALLNRAVNPAILAGIEVSRFGLGPALLQLVEQAELPFATMLSSKSVLPELHPQFIGLYQGGWSRPAVQQQIESADCLLSLGAWMTDLDTGIFSIHIDPQRVIEVGRDAVRIGDRQYPDILPGDLIRELVPRLRPRSYLELHPGEPRAACGAFVPDTATALTAARMYEAIHGFLDDSMILLAEPGDAFCAAPEFTIEEAERFIVQSFYSSIGYCTPAALGARLARPGRRPVVMTGDGAFQMTAQEVSTLVRLQIPAVVLVINNDGYLVERMLHEDGPYNDIRMWRYAALPELFNAGSGGLGIRVTTEGELHAALQTAAAAPDKLVLIEMCVQKLDCSAGLRRLGATMRKG
- a CDS encoding NAD/NADP-dependent octopine/nopaline dehydrogenase family protein; translated protein: MKVAILGAGHGGIAMAGDLTLAGHEVRLAAAANHASNLQLLMAFGGIMVEGVTSSGAPVGFAKPAMMTTDVAAAIKGAEVVMVVVPAFGQEPYMQALIEHGEKGQIVVFNPGKFGTLVFAKMLREAGRFNDFIIGETTSFIFAAKTKGLGHVNIKAAKEELPFAALPAKRTAEALWILTDLYPQLSPSMGVLQTSIDAPGLIIHPISTLMNMSRIEQMGPYRNSHYDITPSVGRIMEAVDQERMEVARLLCRETFSFMDTMQVLYKVKGESAYDIMYQVSAHNVQMAPDSLNHRYVTEDIPYGLATIAAIGRQIGVPVPRIEAMVNVACMANGVDYWSSGRTVEKMGLSGMNGQQMARYALEGTL
- a CDS encoding carbon starvation CstA family protein, translating into MNALTLVFVALCVFALAYRYYGLFIANKVLNLQAERATPAVTQADGHDYVATNKYVLFGHHFAAIAAAGPLLGPVLAAQFGFLPGALWIIIGAVVAGAVHDMIVLFASVRHRGKSLSRIAEVEIGTVIGKVASVAILFILILTLAGLAIAVVNAMYNSPWSTFTVVCTIPIALIMGLYLHVIRPGDVKGASVIGVVLLFIAILAGPQVVANPTLAAMFTFSKKQIALMIPVYGFFASVLPVWLLLCPRDYLSTYLKIGTIVALALGIAVVHPDLQMAPLTKYTGGGGPVIPGAVFPYIFITIACGALSGFHAIIGTGTTPKMISNERDVLFVGYGAMLTEGFVAIMALIAACVLVPADYFAINTTPAIFQKLGMATVNLTELSTQVGEQVQGRPGGAVSLAVGMAYIFSSIPFMKGMMAYWYHFAIMFEAVFILTAVDTGTRVGRYMLQEMLGKVWVRFTDNRWTPGIAVTSLIFTGAWGYLVYTGDIGTIWPLFGMSNQLLATCGLIVGTTMLIRLGKVRYAWITAIPGFFMIPVTMSAGYLNITQNYIPKLLGSKKAIEAATALGQKPLPADLALQHQMPILITLSVILMIMMAIVFVGAFYRWYQLFRIQETVQDSHGDSVLALAEIPPDPVGMQREPLMTSEP
- a CDS encoding hybrid sensor histidine kinase/response regulator; its protein translation is MPSTPEQDQQALKHYCTLRCRIISSVLLLLTVLLIISSWHSYKGYQVAITNAEHQSQSYARALKEHAERAFSEADQSIHYTIHQISNRGGLQSFSRRELSDLLAQNAGNIAQIGTIAIIDANGRMLAASGNTPSLPSDITFRDYFKHHRSNPSPELFFGPPIKSIIAGNRWHFTVSRRINTPAGAFAGIVRVAFDISYFEELYSSIVAGRNGRFTLATTTGGDYLVLVPSEEKVYASGKKTAPFFRTYVAEQAVRTYHNKKSNIAGEYRIISYHRLDHYPVVAISSFGRDQATAEWKETTIKQGIITALLCLLALLLTRILLVQIKQLDLTNRLLQLQQEELRAAKETAEAATQAKSEFLANMSHEIRTPMNAIIGLAQLTLETRLDPQQKSYLERLRNASTALLSIINDILDFSKIEAHKIEIAHLELNLADILQDGVTLFQTAAKEKGLKLSLEIADDIPQHLIGDPLRLGQVLNNLISNAVKFTERGSVTVRAELADRDDQQVIIRILVSDTGIGIDKEQSERLFQPFTQADGSIVRRFGGTGLGLSIARNLVELMGGSITLSSCPDQGSTFAFTTRLDLAATVPSQPDQPQHTPYEIAGPIHGARILLVEDNEVNQFVAREFLTKAGLKVTCAAHGGEGVEWIKNSVFDAVLMDMQMPVMDGVQATQLIRKLPAGRQLPIIAMTAAAMEADRQTCLDAGMDDYLSKPIVPLEILEKLIKWITAKKRQLHES